From the genome of Prunus persica cultivar Lovell chromosome G8, Prunus_persica_NCBIv2, whole genome shotgun sequence:
aaaatggagaagaaagaaaaagctcACTGCCTGGTTTTGTTCTATCCAATCCAAGGCCACATTAATCCCATGCTCCAATTCTCCAAGCGTTTACAGCACAAAGGAGTCAAAGTTACATTGGTCACTACCCGCTCTGTTCACAAGGCCATGCATGGAGATGGAGGTGGAAAATCAccatcatcattttcttccATTGCATTGGAGACCATTTCTGATGGGTTTGATGGAGAAGGTGGGAGTTCCCAAGCAGAGAGCATCCAGGCCTACTGGGACCGTTTTCGGGAAATCGGCTCACAGACTTTGGCTGAGCTCATTGACAAGCTCTCTGCCTCAGGCCACCCTGCTGATTGTTTAGTTTATGATCAAATTTTGCCTTGGGCTCTTGATGTGGCCAAAAGGGTTGGGATTGCTGGGGCCCCTTTCTTCACTGTATCTTGTGCTGTTACCAACATATACTCTCTTGTCCATAATGGGCTGCTCAAACTTCCTCTCAATCCTGACTCTGAGATTTTGCTGCCTGGATTGCCAACTCTTCAACCTTCAGACACCCCATCTTTCGTCCATGCTCCTGAATCTTACCCTGCTTTCTTTAAACTGTCTATGGAGCAGTTCTCTAATCTTGACAAAGCTGATTGGGTCTTCTACAGCACATTTTATGAGCTGGAACAAGAGGTAATCAAAATTCATGGCATAAGTTTTATTAGCCAGTGCATGCCCAGGGAGGGTACCCTTACCCCTATCAAatgttctattttattttcatgtctatatttcttttgagttgcatatattttgttaCTATATGAATGAATTCATTCCTTGATAGGGAGACGAGTCAACAATACTGCTAGAGTCACTAAATTAATTATCCGTCCTAGGAATTATGTATTTGAAGTCTCCAAAATTTAATGACTTTTACCTTAAATTTTTAAGATAGCACTTCCCTTTTATGCATAGGCGGTGGATTGGATGGCAAAATTTTGGCCATTGAGGACGATTGGACCAACCATACCATCCATGTACCTGGATAAGCGTCATGAAGAAGACAAGGAATATGGTCTCAGCCTCCTAAATCCAAACAGTGATGCCTGCATGAAATGGTTAAATGCAAAGCCAAAAGGGTCTGTAGCATATGTGTCATTCGGCAGTGTGGCAAAACTcggagaagagaaaatggaggAACTTTGTTTCGGTTTGAGGAGAAGCAAATGCTATTTCTTGTGGGTGGTGAGGGCATCAGAATCAGCTAAGCTGCCAAAAGGGTTTGCAGAGGAGACGTCTGAAAAGGGTTTGGTGGTTTCATGGTGCCCTCAATTGGAAGTGTTGGCACATGAGGCTGTAGGATGCTTCGTCACACATTGTGGTTGGAACTCTACTTTGGAGGCCTTGAGTTTAGGAGTTCCAATGGTGGCAGTTCCACAGTGGGTTGACCAGGGCACCAATGCCAAGTTCATCATGGATGTGTGGAAAGTAGGGCTTAAAGCTCAAGCTGATGAGAAAGGGATAgtgagaggagaagaaattgcaCATTGTGTGAGAGAAATATTGGAGGGGGAGAGAGGGAAGGAGATTCGAAAGAACGCTTTGAAGTGGAAAGCATTGGCCAAGAGTGCAGTGGATGAAGGTGGAAGTTCTGATAAAAACATTGATGGGTTCATTGCAAAACTGGTTCAGAATTAGAACTAGCTAGGCAAAGCTGTGGTgtatttctgaaaaaaaattccttgtACAAGTCCTCTTGTGGAAAATGTTATTAGGGACCGATTAATAATTTCCTTgactaataatttttaaaaatcagaaattcgtttcttcaatattaaaataattttcgtGTCTTcaccattaaaaaaattatacataatatactttaaattatacaaacaaAACACTTATTTATAGACGCCGCCATTATCCAAGTCCCACCTGACTTggctgctaaaatatgaatatggtttgaatactttaggtTAATTGTATTCTTTTTCGTAAGAatgtatatataggagtttgcGTGCAATGCTTTATAAGGAAATAGATACGGGAATTAGATAAGAGaatatctcctaattatacaagGACTGTCAActatatgaaaaaagaaaataaatcttcTTGATTTGTTAGGTTAACTCACGtcaagatttatttatttaggattTTCCAAGCCACTAGTTTACAAGATTTATTTAGGATTTTCCAAGATTGCCTACAACAATTATGTCTTGAAACCTTGAGCTTGCCTACTTTGTCAAAGTTGGTGTACATCTCTCGAGTTCCCTACATTTCTCTAGATTTTTCTAAATACAAATGACTCAAATGAGCATTAACttctaaccaaaaaaaaaaaaatgcaagcgCAATTTATACACGAGGATTTTCAAGCGTACAATTAGTGAATCAGTCAACTTGAAAGAAGCACTACATATAATTTAAGACAGGTAAATGAGTTCAGAAAAGCAGAAAACAAGAGCACAACTGTTACTGGCTAGGGCTGAGTTCAACTTTTAAATCTTCGCGCGAACACCACCAAATAACGGACACTAGGAGCCCTtggaaggaaaaaacaaaaagaaaaaggaaaaccaaaaccaaaaccagctgctgctgctatAGCTACATTGTATGAGTTCAAAACCTTAACAATGCTAGACTTCTTTGCAGCTGACCGGCACACCTCCAGAGGCTTCCCACAAAGTCCAGGATTGTTTGCGAAAGAGTCCGCTGTAATATATGTAGTATTAAAGTTTGGGACTGGGCCAGACAGTTGATTGTTGGCCACACTAAATGCTTTAATCCTCCTAAGCTGGCCAAATTCTGGAGGAATGGTACCCGAGAACTTGTTGTTGTCAAGCTTAAGCACATTCAGAGAGCCGCAATTCGAAAGCTTCATTGGGATTTGCCCTGTGAAGCTGTTAGATGAGAGATCAAGGGACGTAATGAACATAATGATTTCATCGATGTCAGTAGGAAGAGGTCCATTGAGCTGGTTGCTTGAAAGATCTAACCCTGTTAGGCTTGTGCAATTTGCTACGCCTTGAGGAAACGAGCCCTTCAGTCCCAAATCCGAAAGCTTGAGGTTTAAAACTTTACTCTCGTGAGGGTGCCAACACTCGACCCCAAGAAAGTTGCAGATGAAGCCTTCGGTGTTGTTGTTGAAATCCCATGAAGAGTTTAAGTACCCCAAAGTGTCCTCAAGTGATgcttttatacttttcaagCAGTTGATATCACTCTCAACACCAAAGCTGAAACCACAACTAAGCAGCAACCAGAGGACACTGCCAATGAAAATGCCAGCATCTTGTTTTCTCAACAACATATGCATCAAGAAAGCCATCAAAATGGGATAATGggctaaaagaaaataaaaaaaagttctaTTTAGTTCATGAAGCCAAAGATCAGAGCTAAAGATAGTAGTGaagtgtaacaccccgactccaaattaaatgatttttttaatcgatttttataaaattacgAAATTACCCTTGGgataggggtaaattggtcactttcttcttcggaaggattttgggaccacgagtggcaTTTCTGGGTAGTTGGTACCGAGACGAAATCGTAGACatgcggtaggcttgaatcggggttgtaacgaaaaagttacgggAAAAATAGTGtcagtggcaaacttgtaaatatttcgaaaagGGTTAgg
Proteins encoded in this window:
- the LOC18766754 gene encoding UDP-glycosyltransferase 74E2 is translated as MEKKEKAHCLVLFYPIQGHINPMLQFSKRLQHKGVKVTLVTTRSVHKAMHGDGGGKSPSSFSSIALETISDGFDGEGGSSQAESIQAYWDRFREIGSQTLAELIDKLSASGHPADCLVYDQILPWALDVAKRVGIAGAPFFTVSCAVTNIYSLVHNGLLKLPLNPDSEILLPGLPTLQPSDTPSFVHAPESYPAFFKLSMEQFSNLDKADWVFYSTFYELEQEAVDWMAKFWPLRTIGPTIPSMYLDKRHEEDKEYGLSLLNPNSDACMKWLNAKPKGSVAYVSFGSVAKLGEEKMEELCFGLRRSKCYFLWVVRASESAKLPKGFAEETSEKGLVVSWCPQLEVLAHEAVGCFVTHCGWNSTLEALSLGVPMVAVPQWVDQGTNAKFIMDVWKVGLKAQADEKGIVRGEEIAHCVREILEGERGKEIRKNALKWKALAKSAVDEGGSSDKNIDGFIAKLVQN
- the LOC18766551 gene encoding probably inactive leucine-rich repeat receptor-like protein kinase At5g48380 — encoded protein: MAFLMHMLLRKQDAGIFIGSVLWLLLSCGFSFGVESDINCLKSIKASLEDTLGYLNSSWDFNNNTEGFICNFLGVECWHPHESKVLNLKLSDLGLKGSFPQGVANCTSLTGLDLSSNQLNGPLPTDIDEIIMFITSLDLSSNSFTGQIPMKLSNCGSLNVLKLDNNKFSGTIPPEFGQLRRIKAFSVANNQLSGPVPNFNTTYITADSFANNPGLCGKPLEVCRSAAKKSSIVKVLNSYNVAIAAAAGFGFGFPFSFCFFLPRAPSVRYLVVFARRFKS